DNA from Gouania willdenowi chromosome 15, fGouWil2.1, whole genome shotgun sequence:
tgtattttctaataagatatatttatttagctatgaagtaaaattttatttattttgtgatacACCCTTTATTATCGCGAGGTTTTAGTTTAGTATAAGAGGCTGAGACCTGCATTCACCCGGAAATGCAAGAGACTTTGATTGAGCAACCTGCAGCAGCGAGGACAGCTGCACATGGTATTTTGAGactattgttttgaatttttctgtaaatgtgtaagCTACTGTTCTAATTATTGTATGTCAATTTAGAATGCACAAGACTGTTAAGACTATCTGCCCAAGAACCTTCGGAGTGACAGGCGGCCACGaggtagtttattttattttattttatttagtacaTGTGTTACCCGTGACCAAGTTATGTGTCTAAAGTTTGTATGTACTTCATGTCCTGTAGTTTTCACGGCGTTCATTCACCCAAGTAAAGCGCCCGTCTTTGAGAAGCCGTGCCTGTGTCGTCATTTCGGAGCCACAGTGAAAACTCTCCAGCCCAGCGCCGGTGAGAAGCTTGTAAAGACGACAGCAGATGCCGTGGGCGAAGGTACCGTGGTGCAACAGTAGAGGGCGCCATTACCAAAGCTCATGTCACACAAGCAACCAAGCAAGCCATCAGTGAAGTTATTAAGAATGAGTGAAGTGGAAATGAAGAAAGGACAGTGCTAAAGCAAAATAAGAGTGGTTTAAGTCAAGTTTAAAAGACCACTATAAGTTCctatagcttatttgtcaaaagttAATTTATTTCTACTGTACCTCAAAGTGATGCATCATTGAATTATGAagagtttgtgcattttgtttagGGTCAAAACTGCAtcttaagttttaaaaaaaaaaaaaaaaaaaaaaaggaaaaaggttcATAAATTACAAATATGCTAATTTGAAGAAGTAATTTAAAATTCAAGAACAGTGtgttgatttacatttaaccaactttaaaaatgagtgacaaagATAAAGAAGAGGCCTATACTGTACCACTTactgaagttgtagaacatgaCGATGAGCAAACTGCATAACAACAAACTGTTCGTAAAGGTGAAAGAGTAAGAACACTAACTGAAAAGGGTAAAGCCCTTCAAGCGGATAAGCTTAAAAGCCTTCAACACAAGTATGcagttgtttttgaaaaatggagATATGAAGCAAGATTGAGCAAAGTGATGCTTAGAAAGGAAGCCTCTGAAAGTGAGCTTAAAGATTTGATTAACAATGTAATCGGCACTTGCAAAGATGTGCAAATCGTTTATGACCAGATTCGTCAAATACAGTCTCCTGAAGCAGACATAAGGCGTAAAGTCGATGCATGCACGTCACTTTCCGCATTTATAGTTAAAAAAGCTGAGAAATGGTTAGAAGGAAACATTGAGGACGATGAAGAGCCGTGGCCAGATGTTGGGTCATGCTTAGGATCTGAAAGTTCTAAATCTAGGTCAAAATCACAAAGATCCAAAGGTAGTTCAGGACAATCACACTCTCCAACAATCAAAAGAATGGAAGCAGAAGCTGAAGCAGCTGCATCTAAAGAAATATTAGCAATAATGGAAGAGCAAGAAAATCAAACGGCTGAGCTACAGAAACTGGAACGTGAAAATTTGGAAAGGCAGCAAGCAATGGAAGAACAGCGTAGAAAGATCGCACGCTTGGAAGAAGTAAAAAAATTGAACGCTGCCAAAGCTCGCGTAAAGGTCTATGATGAAGCTGAAAGTACTGCTGAAAGTCAAAGTCTGTTACACAGTATTAAAGCAGTGAGTGAAACTCAAGCAACGCGCATCATACAAGCAAAGGCCACAAGTCAACCACTCAAAGCATCAACTCCACCATTCATCCCTCAAACCACACAAGTCCAAGCAGTCGTAACCCAACCACAGCCAAATTCTGATCTAGTTGGCATACTAGCAGAAGCAATAAGTGCAAATCGTCTTCCAACTCCAGAACCTGCATTGTTCACAGGAGACCCACTAAAGttcaaagactggcagttgtcattTGAAACCTTGATTGAAAGAAAGAACATTCCCAAGAATGAGAGACTTTACTATCTCAGGAAATATCTCGGTGGACCTGCAAAAAGATCAGTTGAAGGATTTCTCCTAGTAGGTACAGATGAAGCGTACGATTCAGCTTGGAAATTGCTAGAAAAGCGTTTTGGAGATCTATTTATTATAGGAAAATGTTTCAGAGACAGGCTTCACGGTTGGCCTAAAATAAGTTACAAAGAGGGCAGCGAGTTGAGGGAATTTGCTGACTTTCTTGTAAGCTGCGAAGCTGCAATGCcacacattaaaacattagAAGTTCTAAATGATTGTATGGAAATTCAGAGACTCTTGTTGAAACTTCCAGATTGGTTGACCACAAGGTGGAACCGCACCGCCATGAAAATAAGACAAACAAATAATGGCGAGTATCCATCCTTCCATGTGTTTGTGGAGTTTGTGTCCATGGAAGCTGACTTAGCGTGCGATCCCATAGCCTCAATGCAAGCACTTAAATGTTTGGACACGAATTAACCCAGACATTCACGCAGTCAAGTCATTCACGCAAAAACGCTAACAACAAGCTCAGGtcacacaaatacaataatttGTCTCTTCTGCAAAAGGAATGGTCATACACTTGATAAATGTTTCAAGTTCACAGAAAAACCAGTTCAAGATCGTGTCAAATTTGTACAGACAGAAAGGCTGTGTTTTGGATGTTTAAAGACTGGACATCATTCAAAGAAGTGCAATAAAAGGAGCACATGTGATAAATGTCAAAGAAAGCATCCTACATGTCTGCATGACGACAAGTTCATGGAACATAAAAGGACAGCACCTGCAAAGAGTGAGCATAACTCTCAAGACAAAGACACAAAGGAAGAAGATAAATTGTCAACTGCAATCTCTAACAGGGTAACTCAACAAATCTCAAGCACGTTAACATCCTCTATACTACCTGTCTGGGTCTCATCCACAAACTACCCAGATAAAGAAGTTTTAGTGTATGCGCTCCTTGACTCACAGAGCGATACATCCTTCATTTTGGATGAAGTAGCCCAAGATCTCAACACGGATAAAAGTAAAGCCAGTCTGCGGCTATCAACTATGTCCACCAAGTCAACAGTCATACCATGTGAGAAGCTGGTAAACCTTCAAGTCAGAGGATATAAGTGTGGAAAGAAGATCATATTACCGCCAGTTTTTACAAGAGAGTTTATCCCAGTCAATAGGTCACATATCCCGACGTTTGAAACCGCTTTAAAGTGGCCCTATCTAGAAAGGCTAGCAGATAAGTTACCACCAATGCTCGAATGTGAAGTTGGTTTGCTTATCGGCTATAACTGTCAACAAGCCCTTCTACCAAGAGAAGTTCTCGCAGGCAAAGAAAACCAACCCTATGCACAGCTAACTGATCTTGGCTGGAGCATAGTCGGTTGCTCATCTCAAGTCCAAAATCACAATGATGTCATCGGCACAAGTCACAGAATCATTGTGTGTGAAGTAACTCCTGTGTCACCGCCAGCAATTGAACTCAAGCAAGAAGTGCACTTTGTATGCAGAACTCAAGTAAAGGAAGTCAGTCCGATTGATGTGATAAAGGCTCTGGAATCTGATTTCTCTGAACACGCTACAGACGACAATCCAATCTCTCAGGAAGACATTTTGTTCATGTCAAAGGTGACTAAAGGCATTAGACAAAAGGAAAACGGTCACTACGAACTCCCACTACCATTCAAAACAGACAATCCGAATCtcccaaacaataaaaaatacgcTGAACACAGATTGTCTTCATTGAAACGTAGACTCACAAAGGATGAGAAATATTACAAGGATTATGCCAAATTCATGGATGACATCATAACCCGCGGAGATGCAGAAAAGGCTCCGGTACAAGAGCTGGACAACAAGACGGCTTGGTACATCCCTCACCATGGGGTTTACCACCCCCATAAGCCAGAAAGGATTCGTGTGGTTTTTGACTGTTCTGCCCGCTTCCACGAAACATCTCTCAACGATCACCTTCTGACTGGACCAGACCTCACCAATGCACTGGTCGGAGTGTTATGCCGATTCAGAATGGGTCCCATCGCCTTCATGTGTGACGTGGAGAGAATGTTCCACCAATTCCATGTTGTCAAGGAACATCAGGACTACCTGAGATTTCTCTGGTGGGACAAAGGCGATTTGAACTCCGATCCTTCAGTTTACAGGATGAAAGTACACCTTTTCGGGGCAGCTTCCTCTCCCGGATGTTGTAACTTCGGACTCAAACATCTCGCATCTCAAGGCAAAGACAAGTTCAGCAAGGAGACTGTCAAGTTCATCCAAAGAGGCTTTTACGTTGACGATGGACTTGCTAGCGTAACGTCAACAGCCGAAGCCATAAAGTTGGTCAAAGAGTCAAGAGAACTTTGCAAAACAGGTCAACTCCATTTGCATAAGTTTGTGTCAAACAATAAAGAAGTGCTCGAGGCAATTCCCCAAGAAGAACAAGTTCAAACCAGAGACCACGACATGGCTCTTGGAGAACCCCACATTGAACGTGCACTCGGGGTACAATGGTGTATCGAGGCAGATGAATTCCAATTCAGAGTCCAAGTCAAAGACAACCCGTTGACAAGGAGAGGGGTGCTCTCGACAGTTGCATCAGTCTATGACCCCCTTGGGTTCGTCGCCCCGTTCATATTGATTGGAAAGCAAATACTCCAGACGTTGTGCAAAGACAAAGTCAGTTGGGACGACAATCTCCCGGACCACATCTTACCACGGTGGGAAGCATGGTTGAGAGACCTGCCTCAACTGGCAGCTCTGAAGATTCCACGAAGCTACTCACAAGACTTCAATGTTGCACAGTATGAATTACATAACTTCTCAGATGCAAGCCTCGAAGGTTATGGTGCATGTTCATACCTCAGAACAATAGGTAAAGAAGGACATATCAGTTGTACACTCGTCATGGGTAAAGCGAGAGTTACACCCACTAAACAAACAACCATTCCAAGACTCGAACTGTCATCGGCCGTGACGTCTGTCCGCAACGCAGATGTGATCAAACGAGAACTGGAAATCAAAAATCTCAAAGAATATTATTGGTCTGATTCACAAGTTGTATTGGCATACATATGCAACGATGCCAAAAGATTCCACACATTCGTCGCTAATCGAATCCAACGAATAAGACAAAGCACAAGTCCTGAAAAATGGCAGCACGTCAGCTCAGAAAAAAACCCGGCTGATCATGCCTCAAGAGGTCTAAGCGCAATTCAGCTGAAAGAATCAAACTGGTTAAAGGGCCCTGATTTCCTTTGGAAACGAGATCTTCCAGTTAAAGAGGAAATGGTGGGAGAGATCGAAGAAATGGATCCTGAACTCCGTAAATGTCACACCCACACTATGCAGTCAAAGGAAGCAAACCCAGTGCTAGAGCGTTTAAAGAAGTTTTCCAATTGGTCAAGAGCAGTAAAGGCCATCGCTAGACTCAAAGGGTTCATCAAAGAATATAAAGGTATCCAACAAAGAACAAAGTCACAGATCTTGAAAAGAGAAAGAATGCAGAAATGTTTATTATCAAGCTAGTGCAAAGAGAAGCCTTCCCTGaggaaatacagaaaatcagATCTCAAAAGGAAAATTCTCTACATAAGCACAACAGACTAAAACGACTGAACGTTTTTCTGGACAAGTCAGATGTTCTCAGGGTGGGAGGAAGATTATCCCAATCAGCCTTACACTATGACGTAAAACATCCCGCAATTCTTCCCAAAGAATCTCACGTGTCAGCCCTACTCGTTAAACACTACCATGAGCGTGTGCATCACCAAGGAAGAGGGATGACTACGAATGAATTGCGTGCAAATGGGATATGGATCTTAGGATGTGGAAATGTTGTTTCTTCGCACATCTACCACTGTGTTAAGTGTAGAAAATACAGAAAGGCTACAAATGTCCAACAGATGGCTGATTTGCCAGAAGTAAGTACAGAAACAGCTCCTCCTTTTACCTACTGTGGTGTCGACTGCTTCGGCCCTTTCATAGTAAAGGAAGGaagaaaagaagttaaaagatATGGATTGTTGTTCACATGTCTATGTTTGCGAGCTGTGCATATTGAAACACTCGATGACTTATCAACAGATGCCTTTATGAATGCCCTTCGAACTCTGATCGCCATAAGAGGTCCTGTCCGACAGTTGAGGTGCGACCAAGGGACAAACTTCGTGggtgctaaaagagaattagcAGAGTTAATGAAAGAGATGGATCAAGAACCACAAAGAGCCATGGGTTGCGAATTTGTGATGAACGTGCCAGCAGCAAGCCACATGGGAGGCATCTGGGAACGCCAAATTCGAACAGTACGGAGCATACTAACAGCAATGCTTGACAAGTCCTCAAACAGACTCGACACAACTAGTCTAAGAACACTTTTTTATGAGACAATGGCAATTATCAATAGCAGACCATTAAGTGTTGAGTATCTTAATGATCCCATGGGTCCAGAACCACTAACTCCCAGTCACATATTGACGATGAAATCTTCCGTTATTCTTCCCCCTCCAGGACAGTTTTGCAACGAAGACTTGTACTTGCGCAAAAGATGGAGAAAAGTACAGTTTCTAGCAAATGAATTTTGGAAAAGATGGAGGCGAGAATATCTGTTGAATCTCCAACAGCGACAGAAATGGCAAAAAGTTTCAAGAAACCTTCAAGTAAATGATATTGTTATACTACAGGATGACAACGCTCCAAGATGTAAATGGAAACTAGCTCGAGTGATAGAAACTTTGGAAAGCACGGACGGCAAAGTTTGAAAAGTTAAACTGAAGACCAGTGAGACCACCTTTGACAATAGGAAACCAATAACGAGACTAATATACCTTGAAAGACCTATTCACAAAGTCGTGACTCTACTTGAGGCTGACACACAGGAAAATAGATTTAGACTCTAACCAGGACACTTCTTAGAAAATCACACTGAAAGGAAATGAGTGATTTTAGTGGGAGTGTAAGTGTCGTTGAAATTACTTTGCACTTAAAGACATTATTAATTCTTGTTTCAaaggctaaatatttttttgttgaaaattattataatttatactgtaacaatatgttgtattttctaataagatatatttatttagctatgaagtaaaattttatttattttgtgatacACCCTTTATTATCGCGAGGTTTTAGTTTAGTATAAGAGGCTGAGACCTGCATTCACCCGGAAATGCAAGAGACTTTGATTGAGCAACCTGCAGCAGCGAGGACAGCTGCACATGGTATTTTGAGactattgttttgaatttttctgtaaatgtgtaagCTACTGTTCTAATTATTGTATGTCAATTTAGAATGCACAAGACTGTTAAGACTATCTGCCCAAGAACCTTCGGAGTGACAGGCGGCCACGaggtagtttattttattttattttatttaatacatgtgTTACCCGTGACCAAGTTATGTGTCTAAAGTTTGTATGTACTTCATGTCCTGTAGTTTTCACGGCGTTCATTCACCCAAGTAAAGCGCCCGTCTTTGAGAAGCCGTGCCTGTGTCGTCATTTCGGAGCCACAATGGTAATTAGTAGTacaattaaacaataataataataataataatattagcaaTGACAAAACATAATGACAATCCAGTAActagaatacaataataaacaacattgcattttttgcatttttgtataattataattttttgttgccattgtagtgtgattctggagtcattttgtttatttttgtgttatttttagtgtaattttgtgcatttctgttgtcattttagtgtatttttttgtataaatattgagtTATCAGCTCAGAAGAGAACCAACAAACATAGTAAAACATTTCATTCATCTAATTGAAAACAATGGTgtaatgaaaaaacaagtgtCTTTAATTTATCACAAAATGTTGATGGATGTATCTGATAATACACAACATATAAAACAATGGAAATGGAGCTGAATATGATATTTGATGATGATACTTGGGGAAATGTTTGCTCTGGTTGTCATAAGGGGGTGGGGAGTCAAATGTGGAAGGAGTTTGACTGGAAAACTAAATCGAATTTTTCAGGACTCCACTGGAGTCTTTGCGTTGTGGGAGCTGAGGTAATGGTATGTGCTGGAGAAATTGTGGACTTGTGGGTGATCAAAACACACATATTTTGGGACTGCCCCATTTTGCATCACTTTTGGACTGAAGTTAAAGGACTAATAGATTAGCTTCTTAAAGCAAACCTTTCCTGAGACCCTTTGATGTTTTTACTGGACATATTCCCTGATGATCTGTCCCAGGCCTACAGGTTTTTGCTGCATCTCCTGCTAATGACagcaagaaaaatgataacaatcTGCTGGTTGAAACATGACCCACCTACAGTCTCACAATGGATACTAAAAATCCCCTGAATTACTGTGGACTGGAAAAttcaatgaatttgctgtatatttcaatgaaaaaatacaatcaataaggtcaaacatcagaacaaacagcaaaataacaaatagcttgaacagcttcaaccactgagggaggagtcaactacaatgttagagtttattacagtgaacccaaaaacaatagaggaaactgttcagcagctgaattcatcaacgtgttgctttgacacaataccctcaaacttctttaaaactgttgtaaagtcaattgtcactgattagtgtcagataattaactgctcattccaatcaggcaccgtaccaaaatccctgaaagtagctgctgtgaaacctctgttaaaaagagaacactggatgcctatatactggctaactatagaccaatcagaaccttccattcatggccaagatcactgagaaggtggtcttcaaccaagtgatgacataaggttgaacactgattcaggaaaagtatctgttctcattctgttggatcaaactgctgcatttgacactgtagatcatacaattttgttgcacagattacAAACATTGgtttggactaaatggaaaagtaatgcaatggtttaagttctacttggaggagcaaagttattttgtaagcattgtaaactttgaatctgacagattaccaatgtcctgtggggttcctcagggctctgttcttggacctcttctgtttagcctttatatgcttcctttaggacacattttacacaactgtaaggttgattatcagagctacgcagatgacacacaactatatctatcactgaacccagatgactatggtcccattgaggtgttgtgtgactgtttagaaaaaataaactgctggatgagtgaaaacttccttcaactaaaccatgacaagatggaggtgattgtctttggtaacaaggaaaagaggactgctgtcagcaagtatctgagtctggatctttaaaagctaaagaccaagtcaaaaaccttggtgttctgattgactcagatctgacattcagcatcagat
Protein-coding regions in this window:
- the LOC114476536 gene encoding uncharacterized protein LOC114476536 is translated as MEHKRTAPAKSEHNSQDKDTKEEDKLSTAISNRVTQQISSTLTSSILPVWVSSTNYPDKEVLVYALLDSQSDTSFILDEVAQDLNTDKSKASLRLSTMSTKSTVIPCEKLVNLQVRGYKCGKKIILPPVFTREFIPVNRSHIPTFETALKWPYLERLADKLPPMLECEVGLLIGYNCQQALLPREVLAGKENQPYAQLTDLGWSIVGCSSQVQNHNDVIGTSHRIIVCEVTPVSPPAIELKQEVHFVCRTQVKEVSPIDVIKALESDFSEHATDDNPISQEDILFMSKVTKGIRQKENGHYELPLPFKTDNPNLPNNKKYAEHRLSSLKRRLTKDEKYYKDYAKFMDDIITRGDAEKAPVQELDNKTAWYIPHHGVYHPHKPERIRVVFDCSARFHETSLNDHLLTGPDLTNALVGVLCRFRMGPIAFMCDVERMFHQFHVVKEHQDYLRFLWWDKGDLNSDPSVYRMKVHLFGAASSPGCCNFGLKHLASQGKDKFSKETVKFIQRGFYVDDGLASVTSTAEAIKLVKESRELCKTGQLHLHKFVSNNKEVLEAIPQEEQVQTRDHDMALGEPHIERALGVQWCIEADEFQFRVQVKDNPLTRRGVLSTVASVYDPLGFVAPFILIGKQILQTLCKDKVSWDDNLPDHILPRWEAWLRDLPQLAALKIPRSYSQDFNVAQYELHNFSDASLEGYGACSYLRTIGKEGHISCTLVMGKARVTPTKQTTIPRLELSSAVTSVRNADVIKRELEIKNLKEYYWSDSQVVLAYICNDAKRFHTFVANRIQRIRQSTSPEKWQHVSSEKNPADHASRGLSAIQLKESNWLKGPDFLWKRDLPVKEEMVGEIEEMDPELRKCHTHTMQSKEANPVLERLKKFSNWSRAVKAIARLKGFIKEYKGIQQRTKSQILKRERMQKCLLSS